The Microcystis aeruginosa NIES-843 sequence TGCGGCTATTTCTCCGTTTTCCCGTGATCGCTTGGGTGAAATAATCGAAGGTTCCCGTATCGGAAGGCGGGGCGAAAAGTAATAATCTTTCGTCGGGAAATTTGGGATTAATCTGTTTCCAACTGGTAATCCTACCCTCCGCTTTCGTGTTCCACATTCGATCGAGTTCTTTAATCGTTAAACACTTGGCGAATTGATTTTTTTTATTGACGATCACCGCCAATCCGTCGATCGCCATCGGTAATTCCAGAAATTCCACGCCGTTTTCCCGACATTTCTCGATCTCTTCTTTCCGGATCACCCGCGATGCCCCGGCAATGTCGAGATTTCCGGCGCAGAACTTACTAAAACCGCCCCCGGTTCCACTGGTGGCGACGCTAACCCTTGCGTCGGGATGGATTCTCTGATATTCTTCGGCAACGGCGAGGGAGAGGGCGAAACCCACCGCACCACCGTCGATCGAGACTGGTGGTTGTTTCTCGGCCGAGTCGGCCGGGCGACCGCAACCGGCGATCAAATTACTGGCCATCAGAAGGGAGATCAGGAAAAAATAATAGACCTCTTGCATAATTTTTTTATGGTATAATATAAGGTTTTGCTTTTTTCTCAATTCTTAGATTGAAGTGGAAAAAAGAATAAAATGTGATCTTAGGTCAGGAAATCATCTATAATTTTGCTATGTTTATTAGCAAAATTATGGATTATCAAAACTTATCAGATGAACAATTCAAACGCCGTTTCGGTGTGTATAAACAAACCTATAGAAAGATGGTAGAATCAGTAAAAAGTGTTGAAGCCGACTCTAATTCACCATCTAAAAGGGGACCGAAACCTAAACTATCTATAGAAGAACAAGTTTTAGTAACGTTAGAATATTGGCGAGAATATAGAACATATTTTCACATTGGTACAAGCTGGGAACTATCAGAATCAACTATATGTCGGATTGTAAATAAGACGGAAAAAATGCTTTTACAATCGGGAAACTTCCGTTTAAAAGGAAAAAAAGCTTTACTCAATCAAGCAGAGATACCGGTCATAACGGTAATGGATGTAACGGAAACTCCCATTGAACGCCCCCAAAAGAAACAGAAAGATTTTTTGGGGGGTAAAAGAGGTTATCATACTTTAAAATCCCAATTAGTAGCTGATCAAAATACAAAGGAAATTATCTGTGTCTTTTGTGGGAAAGGTAGAGGTCATGATTTTAGTTTATTTAAAAAAAGTCGAGTTCGTTTTCATCCTTTAACTACCAGCATAGAAGACAGTGGTTATCAGGGAATAGCTGCATACCATAGTAATAGTTATACACCGAAAAAGAAATCGAAAAATAGAAAATTAACAGAGTTAGAAAAAGAGTATAACAAGGCTTTAGCCAAAGAAAGGATTATCATTGAACCTATAAATAGGAAACTCAAAATCTTTAAAATCTTATCCTGTAAATATCGGAATCGTCGTCGAAGATATAGTTTAAGAGTTAACTTGTTGGCGGCTATTTATAACTGTGAGTTAGGGATAGGTATAGCAGCTTCTTAAAAGTTGCCTAAAGATTAATCAAGTCAAGGAGAATTTATTCTCAATTTTTATAATTGAGATAGTTTGTGCCGCTTAAATAAAGAGGTTTTGATAACCAAATTAAAGCAGCTCTAAAGAGTTTTGAGTTAAAAGTTAAACTTCAAGTTTTCATTCAGGACAAATGTACTGATTAACTAATTTTTTGGGGAAAATTAGTTAACCCATCATTATAACATATAATTAATTTGCAAGAGTTCTAATGAGAGAATTTCATAGATTAAAGCGGGAAAAATGTTAAGAAGCGGACTGGTTTTTAATCTGCTCAAAGATGCCGTTATTGGCCAGAAATTCCTTTTCGATCAACGTCCAACCGCCGAGATCTTGGGCGTTGAAAAGAGTTTCGATCGGCGGGAATTGTAATCCTTCATCCTTGGCCACGAAGGGATTGACCGAGCGATAGCCTAATTTGGCCAATTCCTGTTGTGCCGGCTCGGAATAGAGGAAATTCACAAAGGCCTCGGCCACCTCTCGCGTGCCGTGTTTATCGACATTTCTATCCACCACCGCCACGGGATTATCGATCGAGATATTGACCGGGGGGACTAAGTAATTGGTATCTGGTTGATTTCTTGCCGCTAGAATTACCTCGTTTTCGTAGGTGACTAAAACATCCCCCTTTCCTTCTTGGAAAAAGGCATTGCTGGCTTCCCGCGCGTCCCTGGCTAGGGTGGGAATCTTTTGATAGATCCGGCGGACAAAATCCCATGCCTGTTGCGGTTCGCCCCCCGTTTGCGTCACCGAACCCCAGAGGGCTAATAACTGCCAAATAGCGATCCCGGAAGTTTTCGGATCGGCGGATAGAACCGTAACGTCCTCTCTAGCCAGATCCGCCCAAGATTGAATCTTTTTCGGATTTCCCGCCCGCGTGACAATCGCCGCAACCGAGTGACTCACCACTCCCCTTCTCGGAACCCGCTCTTCCCAACCGCGATTAATCAGGCCGGCTTGAGATATCCGCATCACGTCGAGGGGAAGGGCGAGATGTACCACGTCCGCCTCTTGTTTCCCAGCAATCACGTCATCGGCCTGGGCCAGGGAACCGCCGTAACTGCGCTGGAAAATGACTTTTTGGTTATGCTCTTTCCGCCATTTCTCGACGAATTTCGGGATAATCTGGTCGTGGGCGGCTTTCGTGACCGAGAAGGAAACGAGATTCAGTTTCACCTCCGGTTTTGAGCCGATTCCCCCGCAGGAGGCGAGGGCGAGACTTGCCAACAGTCCCACTAACAGGAAGGAAAGGAAGCTCCTCCCCGATAAGGAACGAAAGGGACGAAACAGCGATCGAATTGGCAACAGTGATACATTCATCGGGATTTTCTCGATAAGGTTGCTCTAAACCAACTAATTTTTTCTTCTCTCTTCCTGAATTTTGACTCCCGTGGGAGCCGGAGATTGGCGTTTACGGGGGGTCTAATTTACCCGGTGGGAATCAACAGGCGATAGGAGCCGTTATCGAGAATAATCCGTAGCCCCAACCACATCAGCACAAAAGGGAAAAGCTTACTGGCATAACGGCTGAGGACAACCGCGATCCCCGGTTGGCGGGTTAGATTATAGGAGAGAAATAACCAAGTACAGACGATTAGATAGCAGATCGGGATGATTACGGCTAACTGCGCCACGGTACTATTGGCGAATAGGGGAATGTAGATACCGAGATTATTGCCGCCATTGGATATCGTGACCGCGGAAACTTTATAGGTTTGGCGATCGCTGAAGACTTGACCGAGGGATAGTCTGCGGGAGGCGAATCCGTGAAATCGGGCGTTTCTTCGCAAATTCACCTTGCGATCTGCGGTTTCCCTCTCGTTATCGCGATTTAACGTCAGTAAATTTCTCACACCGATGAGGATCGGCAAGATTCCGAGAAGACCGATATAAATCGGCGGGATGATTAAGCCGAGTAGAAAACCCAGCAAGCTCACCGATACTAAGGCCGTAAACCCGACTAGCTCGCCGACGACAACGTGAACCGGGCGAAAGGTACGATTTACCTCGCTAAAGAAGCCGGTTAGATAAATATTGTCGTCGAAGGTGGTGGCTATGCCGGTGGCCACCGCGATTTTGACGATTTCGATCAACCAATCCATCCATACCACCTCGATCTCTCAAATGCGGGCGCAATTTCACTTTAAAACTATATCATTTTCAATACATTTATAAATGTACTTTGTTACACAATCGAGGAGTCGTGGATTTCTATAGTATGTAGATAAGTAGCTGGTTATAATTAAATTAAAAATGGATTTTAGGTTCGATCCCCCCTGCCCCCCTTGATAAGGGGGGTGCCGATAGGCGGGGGGATCCCCCTTAATAAGGGGGGCATCTGATAATTTTTAACGCCTACCTACTTAAAACTAATGGAACCTCTCCCGATCAAGTTGGGAAACTCTTCCCTCTTGTCTCCTTTCCTGATAATAAATCTTGTTTTCTGCGAGAAATCCCATGCTCCACCGTTCGATCAAGTGTCTCTGGAAACCGTGGCGAAATTGGCGGGCAGCTCTTCCCGCGCTGCTTTTTTTGACCAGTCTGGTCGGGAGCTTTCTCCTGGCTGGATTTTCCGACACGATCGCCGTCGGTCAAAATTCTCGATCCGATAACCTGATTCTCAACCTCGTCGATAGCTTTAAATTCCCCCGAAATACCACTCCCCGGCTATTGGAAACCGTGGGATTATTTATCGCTGGAATTCTCTTCTGTATCGCGATCGATCGCTGGTTCAAGCGCTCGACCCCCTCCGATATCACTCCCCTCGCCAAACAAGCGCGGCGGTTAGGAACCCTCAAGATCGGCTACCCCGAGGGCATGACCAATCTGGAAGTTCTCCGCGCCCAGGCCTTTCTGGAAAGACGCTTAAAACCCTTTGGGGTGACGGTAACGTGGACGAGTTTTCTGGCCGCTTCCTCTCTGATCGAGGCCTTGAGCAACGGAACGATCGACTTCTGCGGTGGTGGCGGTACGGCGAGTATTTTCTCCCAAGCGGCGGAACACGTCTTCGTCCGGGTAGCCAAGGAAAAATATACCGCCCCGAAAGGTCAGGCGATTCTCGTGCCTGAGGATTCGCCAATAGAGACGTTGGCGGATTTAAAAGGAAAAAGAATCGCCTTCGATCGGGGTTCGAGCGCCCATTATGTCCTCATCCGCGCACTGATGAGAGTGAATCTAGAATTAAGCGATATCGAACCGGTGTATGCGACTCAACCGGAAGCACTTGTGCTTTTTCGTCGCGGTGAGATCGACGCTTGGGTGGTCTGGGTTCCCTATTCCCCCACGGAGACGCGCACCTATCCGGGAAGATCGTTGGCCGATCTAGAGAGCATCTTCGGGGAAAACGCCTCTCTAGAAGTGCCGACCTATTATTATGCGGTTCCCGAATTGGTACGCGATTATCCCGATGTACTGAAGGTGATTTTAGAAGAGGTGAACGAGGCGGGTGCCTGGGCGAAACAACAGGAGTTAGAGGCGACGAGACGCTTGGCAGCCCACCACGAGATCGATCCAGCGATCGTGACTAATCTCGAACAACGGGCCTCTGAACGTGCCATTATCCCGATCGACGATCGCTCTCTGACGGCCCTACAACACCAAGCTCATATCTTCCGAGACCTGAAGCTGATCCCCCATCGGGTCAATGTGCGCGACGGAACCTACACCCTACAGACGAAACAAAATTGGACATATTAATAGTTAGTAAAAGTATAGTCAAATATAGACAGACTGAATTCCATTTCAGAAATTCCCTTCACTTTTACTTCGAGAGATTGATTCTCCTTGGGTGAACTACGCACCTCTCTATCCCATAGCAGTTAAACGCATTTGGGAATGCTTTTCGTAAAATATTGTAGGAACCCATGACATCAGATTGAACCAGAATCCCCTTATCTGTACGATATAACCCTCGTAAAATTCAGTTTCCTGAAAACACTGGCTTTTCAGTTATCTGTCCATAAACGGGGAGAGGATCGTCATTCAAAAAATTAGAAGCTGAGGTATAGGATTCTTCTTGAAGAATCACAGAGATTCCTTCTAATTGACATTTATAACTAATCATCTCAATTAATCGAGCATGAGGGATGGTCACAAATTTTTGATTGTTGACTTTTCCTAAGTTTACTTCTTGTTTCCAACCGTCATTTTTCCCAATTACTAAAGTTGTTATCTCTTGGTCAACTAAGAGATTGACTAAATAACGACTAGCCTGATGAAGATAATCATCTACTTTCTGATTACGACAGCGAGTTAAACGGCGAATCCTCTGGGAACTTTGACGATTGCCTTTTAACAGAGATTGTAACTTAGCCCGACGTTGGTTATAAAATTGATTCAGGCTTTTTAACGGTCTGCCATTAATCAACAAAGGGATAAAGTCCGGTTGATTTGAAGTTACAGCCATCAAATTATCTATGCCTAAATCTAGCGCAGCTATCTTTTCATTAGGAGCTAAGAACTGTTCAGTTTTCTCATAAATTACCTCGATTACATAACAATCACATTTAGGAACTATTCTGACTTCTGCTATGCGCTCTGCTACTCTCGTCGGCAAGGCAATTGAAGTACCTGATAGTTTGACTAACCCTTGCCTAAGACCTACTTTGCTTATAGCTTGAATCGTGTAAACTAAGAGATTTCGTCCTTTTTTTGGCTCCTTATAGCTAGGGATTTTGGGTTTGACCAGAAATTTATCGGGGTGACTTTTAAACTCCGATGAAGCGGCAAAAAATGATTTCCAGTTTTTGTCTAATCCTCTCAAAACTTGTTGGGAAACTTTAGCGGGTAAAGCTTGATACTGTTCTGTCTTTGACCTCAGAGAGGCCATCTGATTATAGGTCAAATAGCCATGACCATAAATGAAGTTTTGTCGGATTAAATAATTGGCTGAGTTGTAGAGATTTTTAGACTGCCAAGATAAATTATCTATCTCAGCCCAAAATCTATGTCCTTTCTTGATAATGTGTCTTTCTGCTACTAACATTATTATCCGTTGTCTTTTAACTCAGCTATAATCTTTTCTGTCTTTCTTTTCGACCTTCTTAATCCGTAAATTCGAGAACAAAAAGAGGTTATAATGGCTATTAAATCTGACATCAACTCATCCTGATTATCCTCACTTTGATTGACAATCTCCACTTTTTTATCTAGTTCTTTTAACAAGATTTCTAGATAATTAGTCCCAAATCTGGCTAGACGGTCTTTGTGTTCAACAATTAAAACATTATAATTGGGGTCAACTAGAATTTTGGCTAATTGTTGGCGATTATCGTTTAATCCACTGCCTACTTCTTTGACAACTTTGTAGATTTTGTAGCCTCTGGCAACAGCATAATCTTTTAATCGGTCAGCTTGTCTATCTAGATTGTCTTTATTTTCGGCACTGGAAACTCTTGCATAAATGCAGGCTATCAAGTCGGGTTTTGAATGGTTGTCATCCGTTATGATAATTGTACCAGAAGGCAATTGATAACCTGTTAAATTCCCTTGTTTCCACCACCTCCAAGCCGTTCGATAACTTATTCCTGTTTTTTTTGCATAGTCTGATAGTTTCATATCTATATATGACCATGCTTGACTATATCTGACTATATTTGTATTGAAACTTTACAATACTAAATCCGTTGAGTATAGGCTACATATCAGGATAGGCAAGAGGCAATAGGCAAAAGGAGGAATAAATAATCAGTTTTTAATAACAGGATTTAGGATAAATCCTGTTTAAAAGGTATAGGGGAGTGGGGAGCGCCAGAGCAGGGAGAAACAATCCATGACTGGGGAGTTAATCACAGTATTAAAAACGGATTTGGTATCATCAAATCCTTATTCTCGGTGAGTTAAAATCTCCTAAAAAAATAGGGAGTATTTTCAGATAACTGATTATACTAAATCCGTTGAGTATAGGCTACATATCAGGATAGGCAAGAGGCAAGAGACAAGAGGCAAAAGGAGGAATAAATAATCAGTTTTTAATAACAGGATTTAGGATTACTGTTTACTGTTTACTGTTTACTGAAAATACTCCCCACACCCTGCCCCCAGGAAAAACTTTTTCCACATACCCTAACTAACTCAACGCTTCAAAATAATCGCGAATTTGATTATGTAGCTGGGATTGACGCAGTTTTTGCAAAGCTTTCAACTCAATTTGTCGTACCCTTTCCCGGGATAATTCCAAAGTGCGACCGATATCAGCCAAAGAATGGGATTTACCATCGAGAAAACCATAGCGCAATTCAATCACTTCTCGTTCACGAGCGGTTAAATCTGCCAATAGTTCTCTGATATCTCTTTGCAAAGATTCATAGACAAAATGATTTTCTGAAGACACTGCTTCGATTTCCAAAAGGTCTAATAATTCCGTATCTTTTTCCTTACCCACTTTTATTTCTAAGGAAACCGAACGCGGCACTGTCATCAACAATTCCCGCACAGCTTCAGGAGTCAGAGCTAACTCTTGGGCAATTTCCTCTACGGTCGCAGTGCGACCGCGCATTTGCGAGATTTTCCGTTGTGCCTTCTTAATTCTGTTGAGTTTTTCGGTAATATGAACCGGTAAGCGAATAATCTGGCTTTTAGTTGCGATCGCTCTTGTCATTCCTTGACGGATCCACCAGTAGGCATAGGTACTAAAACGATAGCCTTTGGTGGGATCAAATTTCTTGACGGCGCGTTCTAAACCCAGGGTTCCCTCTTGAATCAAATCCAATAATTCTAAACCGCGATTCTGATATTTTTTGGCCACCGACACCACCAGACGTAAATTGGCCTTGATCATCTGTTCTTTGGCACGGGTACCAAGGGCAATAATTTCTTCTAATTCCCCCACTTCTAAGCCCGCTAGGTGCGCCCAACGCTGTTTCCCTGCTTTTAAAGCATTTTTTAACTCAGACACCCTGATTTGGGCGGTTTTTGCCCAGCGTTCTAGGGAGGGACGATGGGCTAATTGAGCGGTTAGCTGATCGCGCACCTCAATTAACTTGACAAATTGCTGTACTTGTGCATCACCTTGTTTAACGGCGGCGGCGCATAATTTCAGTAAAGACAGATGACGCTGTACCTGTTGCGCTTGTTCAACTTCCTCGTCCCGTTTGAGTAGAGGCACTCTGCCAATGTCTTGTAGGTATAAACGTACTAAATCGGTAGTTGTGCCGTTGCTGTAGCTTTTTTCGGGACTAGATACTAAATCATCTTCCAAATCACTGCCGAGAAAATCTTCATCCAGGTCGAGCGAGTTTTCCTTCAGTTTTAAGATAGAAAAAGAGGGACAGATAAATTCAGTTTCGAGCGTCGAGGGGTTAATTGCAGACATGATGGCTTCTCTAGGGGCGACTGTGATAGGAATTACAAACTTCTAAATCGTTTACCGTAGTCATAGCTTTCCCACTTAAGCGAGGAAATGATGCAGTCGGGAAAATTTTTTTCTCAAAAGTATTTATCTTTAAACTTAGAAGTTACAGCAATTCCATTGATTTAGAAGTAATTTCCCCTACAGTCCTATTCCTATCTATTCCTGATTTTGGAGATAATTACAGATTTGTTGCAGTTTAGCCAGGGCTTTTCCCGACTGTAAACATTGTTGTGCTTGCTGGAAAGCGGTGGGGATATCCGGGGCAATTCCACAGCGCCAAAGATAAAAACCACCGTTAAAAATTGCCGCATCGGTTAATTCATTATTTTCTCCAGCTAATAAACCCTTTAATTTAGCGGTGAGCATCTCTAAAGATTCGAGGGGATAATCCGAGGGACAGAAGCCATAATCGCGAGGATTTAGGAAAAATCGCTGAAAGGAAGGGGGATCGGTGGGATTTCCCAGACCGATAATCGCCGTCCGATTACAGGCTAAATCACAACTCCCCTCTAATCCTTTCACGGTGGTGAAGTGAGAGATATTTCTCAGAGCGAAAGTTTCGCGAAAACGATCTTCGGTGGGGGGATGAACAAAACCCGATATCTGATGAATATTACCCACAAAAGGCGACCACATTAACTCTACCGTGGCCATGGGCGGACGTTTACCGATTTGCTCCCGATAGGTAACAAAATTCTCTACTAGGGGAAAATGGCGCGGAATATAGAAAAAAGTGAATCCTGTGGTGATTAAACAGTCTTTCACTGCTGCTAAGGATAATTGACTAAAATCTGCTCCTAATTGCTGCCAGATTTCCCTCAGGGAAATACCGTATTTAGTCGGCATTCGATCGCCCCCGTGCAGGACTACGGGAACCCCCGCCAACCCTAAGATTAAAGTAGTGATCGGAGTAACCGGGGCAGTGCGAGAGCGTCCATCGTAGGGATTGCCAAAAATAGCGATCGGATGCTGAAAAGAGGCTGATTCTAGGGTTATTTGCGGGCCAAGCTCGGCGTAGGCATCAAGCATTCCCGCTAACTCATCGCTGGTGGGGCGTTTAATGCGATGGGCAATCATAAAAGCACCGATTTGGGCCGGGGTTGCTTCTTGGGTTAACATCATCTTGGTGGCCATCGCCGCTTCGGGACGGGTTAAATTTCTGCCCGTATGGGTGCCACTACCGATCACTTTTAATAATTCTCGAAAAGTATCACTCATCTCAAGGAAAAAAATAAAGAGTAAATAGGGTTTGCTGAATAAATCTAAAAACCTTGTTGGATAAGACTTTTAGACTTGTTTTCCCTCA is a genomic window containing:
- a CDS encoding PstS family phosphate ABC transporter substrate-binding protein, whose product is MQEVYYFFLISLLMASNLIAGCGRPADSAEKQPPVSIDGGAVGFALSLAVAEEYQRIHPDARVSVATSGTGGGFSKFCAGNLDIAGASRVIRKEEIEKCRENGVEFLELPMAIDGLAVIVNKKNQFAKCLTIKELDRMWNTKAEGRITSWKQINPKFPDERLLLFAPPSDTGTFDYFTQAITGKRRNSRTDFTPNRNQNALVQGVIGNPSALAYLGISFYMQNQDRLNLVAIENNEGKCVKPVPIDNVLRNVYNPLSRPLFIYVNKNNLKTNPSLEKFVRFYLENSWKWVDGVGYVALPDEAYVKTLRKFERGETGSKFGKAKPGEPITNFI
- a CDS encoding IS5-like element ISMae4 family transposase, translating into MFISKIMDYQNLSDEQFKRRFGVYKQTYRKMVESVKSVEADSNSPSKRGPKPKLSIEEQVLVTLEYWREYRTYFHIGTSWELSESTICRIVNKTEKMLLQSGNFRLKGKKALLNQAEIPVITVMDVTETPIERPQKKQKDFLGGKRGYHTLKSQLVADQNTKEIICVFCGKGRGHDFSLFKKSRVRFHPLTTSIEDSGYQGIAAYHSNSYTPKKKSKNRKLTELEKEYNKALAKERIIIEPINRKLKIFKILSCKYRNRRRRYSLRVNLLAAIYNCELGIGIAAS
- a CDS encoding sulfate ABC transporter substrate-binding protein, which translates into the protein MNVSLLPIRSLFRPFRSLSGRSFLSFLLVGLLASLALASCGGIGSKPEVKLNLVSFSVTKAAHDQIIPKFVEKWRKEHNQKVIFQRSYGGSLAQADDVIAGKQEADVVHLALPLDVMRISQAGLINRGWEERVPRRGVVSHSVAAIVTRAGNPKKIQSWADLAREDVTVLSADPKTSGIAIWQLLALWGSVTQTGGEPQQAWDFVRRIYQKIPTLARDAREASNAFFQEGKGDVLVTYENEVILAARNQPDTNYLVPPVNISIDNPVAVVDRNVDKHGTREVAEAFVNFLYSEPAQQELAKLGYRSVNPFVAKDEGLQFPPIETLFNAQDLGGWTLIEKEFLANNGIFEQIKNQSAS
- a CDS encoding cadmium resistance transporter, which produces MDWLIEIVKIAVATGIATTFDDNIYLTGFFSEVNRTFRPVHVVVGELVGFTALVSVSLLGFLLGLIIPPIYIGLLGILPILIGVRNLLTLNRDNERETADRKVNLRRNARFHGFASRRLSLGQVFSDRQTYKVSAVTISNGGNNLGIYIPLFANSTVAQLAVIIPICYLIVCTWLFLSYNLTRQPGIAVVLSRYASKLFPFVLMWLGLRIILDNGSYRLLIPTG
- a CDS encoding sulfonate ABC transporter substrate-binding protein, producing MLHRSIKCLWKPWRNWRAALPALLFLTSLVGSFLLAGFSDTIAVGQNSRSDNLILNLVDSFKFPRNTTPRLLETVGLFIAGILFCIAIDRWFKRSTPSDITPLAKQARRLGTLKIGYPEGMTNLEVLRAQAFLERRLKPFGVTVTWTSFLAASSLIEALSNGTIDFCGGGGTASIFSQAAEHVFVRVAKEKYTAPKGQAILVPEDSPIETLADLKGKRIAFDRGSSAHYVLIRALMRVNLELSDIEPVYATQPEALVLFRRGEIDAWVVWVPYSPTETRTYPGRSLADLESIFGENASLEVPTYYYAVPELVRDYPDVLKVILEEVNEAGAWAKQQELEATRRLAAHHEIDPAIVTNLEQRASERAIIPIDDRSLTALQHQAHIFRDLKLIPHRVNVRDGTYTLQTKQNWTY
- a CDS encoding IS607 family transposase — encoded protein: MDMKLSDYAKKTGISYRTAWRWWKQGNLTGYQLPSGTIIITDDNHSKPDLIACIYARVSSAENKDNLDRQADRLKDYAVARGYKIYKVVKEVGSGLNDNRQQLAKILVDPNYNVLIVEHKDRLARFGTNYLEILLKELDKKVEIVNQSEDNQDELMSDLIAIITSFCSRIYGLRRSKRKTEKIIAELKDNG
- the sigC gene encoding RNA polymerase sigma factor SigC produces the protein MSAINPSTLETEFICPSFSILKLKENSLDLDEDFLGSDLEDDLVSSPEKSYSNGTTTDLVRLYLQDIGRVPLLKRDEEVEQAQQVQRHLSLLKLCAAAVKQGDAQVQQFVKLIEVRDQLTAQLAHRPSLERWAKTAQIRVSELKNALKAGKQRWAHLAGLEVGELEEIIALGTRAKEQMIKANLRLVVSVAKKYQNRGLELLDLIQEGTLGLERAVKKFDPTKGYRFSTYAYWWIRQGMTRAIATKSQIIRLPVHITEKLNRIKKAQRKISQMRGRTATVEEIAQELALTPEAVRELLMTVPRSVSLEIKVGKEKDTELLDLLEIEAVSSENHFVYESLQRDIRELLADLTAREREVIELRYGFLDGKSHSLADIGRTLELSRERVRQIELKALQKLRQSQLHNQIRDYFEALS
- a CDS encoding anthranilate phosphoribosyltransferase family protein, with protein sequence MSDTFRELLKVIGSGTHTGRNLTRPEAAMATKMMLTQEATPAQIGAFMIAHRIKRPTSDELAGMLDAYAELGPQITLESASFQHPIAIFGNPYDGRSRTAPVTPITTLILGLAGVPVVLHGGDRMPTKYGISLREIWQQLGADFSQLSLAAVKDCLITTGFTFFYIPRHFPLVENFVTYREQIGKRPPMATVELMWSPFVGNIHQISGFVHPPTEDRFRETFALRNISHFTTVKGLEGSCDLACNRTAIIGLGNPTDPPSFQRFFLNPRDYGFCPSDYPLESLEMLTAKLKGLLAGENNELTDAAIFNGGFYLWRCGIAPDIPTAFQQAQQCLQSGKALAKLQQICNYLQNQE